From the genome of Vibrio gangliei, one region includes:
- the cobA gene encoding uroporphyrinogen-III C-methyltransferase, which translates to MKNASSIQLRINRKMNRYPFNGVSSPVIPNVAKHRQSREPKNGSVLLVGAGPNDPDLLTRKAYKAIKQADVVVFDRLVGEQILALIPEHCEQMYVGKRCGQPSLKQEQINQILIEQAAMGKKVVRLKGGDPFIFGRGGEEALALVEHNIAYDVIPGITAAIGCAASSKIPLTHRGMSRSVTLVTGHVMDGAFDSWKGLVSSGQTLVFYMGLEQSSAIYQGLIQSGLAVSTPVAIIGKGCSAAQQTHISTLDQLPTLAKQLKGLTPALIIIGEVVNLHEQLTQVMQIESLPL; encoded by the coding sequence ATGAAGAATGCATCATCAATTCAATTACGTATCAATAGAAAAATGAACCGCTATCCATTCAATGGCGTGAGTTCGCCTGTTATCCCTAATGTTGCTAAACATAGACAAAGTAGGGAGCCAAAGAATGGTTCAGTGTTGTTGGTTGGAGCAGGACCAAATGATCCCGACTTACTGACTCGTAAAGCCTACAAAGCTATTAAACAGGCCGATGTGGTGGTATTTGACCGCTTGGTTGGCGAGCAAATATTGGCGCTTATTCCTGAACATTGCGAGCAAATGTATGTTGGAAAACGTTGCGGTCAACCTAGCTTAAAGCAAGAGCAGATTAATCAGATCTTAATTGAACAGGCTGCGATGGGAAAAAAAGTGGTGCGCTTGAAAGGGGGCGATCCCTTTATTTTTGGCCGCGGGGGTGAAGAAGCTTTGGCCTTGGTTGAACATAACATTGCTTATGATGTGATCCCTGGCATTACCGCAGCCATTGGATGCGCGGCATCCAGTAAAATTCCATTAACTCACCGAGGCATGTCACGTAGCGTTACCTTGGTTACCGGTCACGTCATGGATGGCGCGTTTGATTCGTGGAAAGGGCTGGTGAGTTCAGGGCAAACTTTGGTCTTTTATATGGGGTTGGAACAATCTAGTGCAATCTACCAAGGTTTGATTCAATCTGGTTTAGCGGTGAGCACGCCTGTCGCGATCATTGGTAAGGGGTGTAGTGCAGCACAGCAAACCCACATTTCAACCTTAGATCAGTTACCTACTTTAGCTAAGCAATTGAAAGGATTGACACCTGCGCTGATCATCATCGGAGAAGTGGTTAATTTGCATGAGCAATTGACGCAAGTGATGCAAATTGAGAGTCTACCACTTTAG